The following are encoded together in the Gadus chalcogrammus isolate NIFS_2021 chromosome 2, NIFS_Gcha_1.0, whole genome shotgun sequence genome:
- the LOC130402615 gene encoding uncharacterized protein LOC130402615 has product MATISEPDPGLSEEPGDTSLDRRETRKRKFAGRAKKKAKSRRRGSRQRVTMVTISEPDPGLSEDPEDTSLDREETRKRRFALWFHITVIVSIGLLSILLISLRFNSPSPWIEGREHLLDELDELTLQGWMLHDKSLYLVSITKKGWRASREDCQKRKADLVVINSREELNQVSRFVSRLVGSSWIGLSDREKEGTHKWVDGTPMTSSWRHVKPRDDGGARDCVVAGEDGWSEEPCNRLHHWICEKSVDLDHLEAERNKEGSVMPTEDEEEAPSITEFHSSTHVLPVGQTARYTCHAGGTPEPTVEWLHNGRPLERDGTNDQSEAWVERGFLFVRGGRYGVNTVCCMASNSAGTANHSAEVLVFDACDLTLDPNTAHSGLSLSEDNRKVTRVEEDQSYPDHPDRFDSYPQVLGREALTGRCYWEVEWRGVVEIGVTYRGITRRGGGDDSGLGLNNKSWGLHCRNGRYSVRYNDRDTDLPLRCAGSTRVGVYLDRPAGSLSFYRVSPGGGGSSDTLTHLHTFWSSFTQEDLLPGLWVGLWRRGSSASLCRL; this is encoded by the exons ATGGCTaccatctctgaaccggaccctggactctctgaggaacctggggacacgtctttggaccggagggagaccaggaagagaaaatttg CTGGTAGAGCAAAGAAGAAGGCTAAGTCCAGACGCCGTGGAAGCCGTCAGAGAGTAACAATGGTCaccatctctgaaccggaccctggactctctgaggaccctgaggacacgtctttggaccgggaggagaccaggaagagaagatttg ctctatggtttcacatcactgtcatcgtgagcatcggactgctgagtattctcctcatctccctgcgCTTCA actcaccgtcaccctggatagaggggagagagcacttactggatgaactcg atgaattGACACTTCAGGGCTGGATGCTTCACGACAAGAGTCTCTACCTTGTTTCTATTACTAAGAAGGGCTGGAGGGCCAGTAGAGAAGACTGTCAGAAGAGAAAGGCAGACCTGGTGGTCATCAACAGCAGAgaagaactg AACCAGGTTTCCAGGTTTGTCAGCAGATTGGTGGGTTCTTCCTGGATTGGACTGAGTgatcgagagaaagaggggacccacaagtgggtggatggtacccccatgacctcaag TTGGAGACACGTTAAACCACGCGATGACGGCGGAGCAAGAGACTGTGTCGTAGCAGGGGAGGACGGCTGGTCTGAAGAGCCGTGTAACAGACTGCACCACTGGATCTGTGAGAAGAGCGTAGACCTGGATCATCTGGAGGCTGAGCGGAACAAAGAGG gttcagtgatgcccacggaggatgaggaggaggcccccagcatcacagagttccactcctctacccacgtgttgcccgtgggccaaacggcccgctacacctgccacgccggtggcacgccggagcccacagtagagtggctccacaacggcaggcccctggagagggacggcacaaacgaccaatcagaggcctgggtggagaggggcttcctcttcgtcagaggtgggaggtacggcgtgaacacggtctgctgcatggcgagcaacagtgctggcacggccaatcacagcgctgaggtgcttgtctttg atgcctgtgacctcacactggaccccaacacggcccacagcggactctctctgtctgaggacaacaggaaggtgacgcgggttgaagaggaccagtcgtatccggatcacccagacagatttgactcctatccccaggtgttgggtagagaggctctgactggccgctgttactgggaggtagagtggagaggagtggttgagataggagtgacatacagaggaatcacaaggagaggagggggtgatgacAGCGGGCTTGGactgaacaacaagtcctggggtCTTCATTGTCGTAATGGTCGTTACTCTGTCCGGTACAACGATAGAGATACAGACCTCCCTCTCCGCtgcgctggctccaccagagtaggagtgtatctggaccggcctgctggctctctgtccttctacagagtgtccccaggtggaggagggtcctcagacacactgacacacctccacaccttctggtcctccttcacccaggaggacctcctcccggggctcTGGGTGGGGTTATGGAGGAgggggtcctcagcctctctgtgtcggctGTAG
- the LOC130401542 gene encoding apoptosis regulator BAX-like, translating into MDGGGDEISDERIAEACLRGVMEEELREGHLDVEAPALPPGPEPQSEAERDLMDELGRRVRQQSSILKGNQELQDSIDGVIRMPGSMMDKFSQLAGKVFKNGVTWDKIILLFYVAGRMAIKVMEDNLPLLVIEIFKIALNYFKEKLLGWVGSHGGWSNSLSELSGRMQGMPLTTKQTLIIIAGLAFLSIVAWKRTRRA; encoded by the exons ATGGACGGTGGCGGAGATGAAATATCAG aTGAACGGATAGCGGAGGCTTGTCTCAGAGG GgtcatggaggaggagctgagggagggCCACCTGGACGTCGAGGCTCCGGCGCTGCCACCGGGCCCCGAGCCGCAGAGTGAGGCGGAGAGAGATTTGATGGATGAGTTGGGCCGAAGGGTTCGCCAACAGAGCTCCATTCTCAAAGGCAACCAAGAGTTACAAGA CTCCATCGATGGGGTGATTCGAATGCCAGGTTCAATGATGGACAAGTTCTCACAGCTGGCAGGCAAAGTGTTTAAGAATGGAGTGACCTGGGATAAAATCATATTGCTGTTCTATGTTGCCGGAAGGATGGCAATAaag GTGATGGAAGATAATCTGCCTCTACTGGTGATTGAGATCTTCAAGATAGCGTTGAATTACTTCAAGGAGAAACTACTGGGCTGGGTCGGTAGCCATGGAGGATGG AGCAACAGTCTGTCAGAGCTAAGTGGCCGTATGCAGGGCATGCCACTCACCACCAAGCAGACACTCATCATCATCGCCGGCCTGGCCTTCCTAAGCATCGTCGCCTGGAAGCGGACACGGAGGGCCTGA